The following nucleotide sequence is from Mangifera indica cultivar Alphonso chromosome 17, CATAS_Mindica_2.1, whole genome shotgun sequence.
GAAGCTTTTTATTAGCACCTCCACCACCCCCACTGCCATTGCCACTTTCTTCTGTGCAATTATTATACAGCCTCCAAAAGTCTGAGTCCGACATATCAGATGACATAAGCTCCTCAAAGTTAAACTCCAATGGAGAGTTTTGCAGAAGATTATTTTCCTGAGACAGGCCTCCATCATTGGACTTCATTTGCCGTTCTGAATTATCGATGTTGGCTTCTGCTTTCACTTTATTAGTTTCGATTTTTTTGCCTTGATGTAACTGATGAGTTACTAAAGTCTCACTGCAACTCAATGCTTTTGCCCGTATTGGAGAGCTGGACTGAAGGGAATTCATTGGTGGAGCTTCATGAGATGATTTGAGCTTAATATTCTTTCTCTCATCTGCAGGTTGATTTTGCTTTTCGCCTCTCACCTTCTTCCCCAAAGTTGTATTCCAgtaattctttatttcattgtCTGTTCTCCCAGGAAGCCTCCCAGCTATCAAAGACCACCTGCAACACCcaccaaaattaaattcataaaaggGTACAAACTAGaagaaaatagagagagatatatatatgtatatatgtttaactgaggaaagaaaaaaaacattagGAGACAGTGAGAAAGACCTGTTGCCTAACAGTTTGTGGAGCCTAATAATcagatcttcttcttcttgagaAATGTTACCCCTTTTGATGTCTGGTCTGAGATAATTCAACCATCTAAGTCTGCAACTTTTTCCGCATCTCTTCAGACCTGTGCCCAATAGAAGAAACATTATTTTCATGGCGTTGTTTGTTTACACACACACCATTTTAGTCAGACCTCAGCAAGTAgtcaaaaaagtaaaaagttGACTTACCGGTTTCCTTTGGAATCCTTCCCCATTTCCCTCCACCATGAGCTTTGATGTAATCGCTGAGAATTTGGTCCTCATTAGCCGTCCAAGCTCCCCTGTTTAGCCCCTCTTTTGAGCAACAAGGTGTTCTTCCCATCTGATCTTACCTCTTCAGCTTgctctctcactctctcttatAGACAGCTCTAGATATTCATTTGGTCATCAACACATCCAACGCAATACAAGTCTTTACAGcacaacttaaaaaaaagaaaacacgtTTCCTGTTGGGATTAAAATATTTGACTTACTATACGTATTGCCAAGGTCGTcgtttttcttatttaataaaagcTGTATCCTGTTCCTAAAAAACTCCGGGCTTTGTAgctctaattaatatatatatatatatatatatatatatatatatatatatatatatatatatatatatatatatatatatatattagctCTAATTAATATTGACAGGGTAGTTTAATTGGCTTGGGAGGTAAATGTTATACTTTCCATTTCAATAAGGGTTAAATATGatagttaatattatattaaactgAGATTCTAACATCATTTGgatcaatataattataagtataattttttatacataattttatttataaataatgatatattatcatatgattaaatattattttattttttatttttaattatttaattaaataataacatataattatttatatataaaaattatgtataaaaaacgCCACTAAGACCTAGTATAACTTTTTTGGATTGCATGAGACCCACGTTAAGATCCTCTAATCTGAAAATACATCTTGCATTAAAGTGTGATGTATAATTGCCAACTTGCTAGTAATTTAGTACCAtccaactataatttattatcatttaatgtTTCCAATTAAATTTGTCTGGCGTCTTTGATGGCTTCAACATATCATGGGGAACGTACATGTCTGGTGTCTGTAGTTTCTCAGTTTTAACGCAGCCGATCTTGTAgtcttttgagttttgaaaggCCAacattcatcattttctttctttctttcttcctctttctttttttttttttttttacattattgcgattttttgtcattaattaatgtatttaattttaaattttaataatataatgacacaatattaattatattaaattaataaacattatAGGGGCAATCAACATTACTGTTTACCTAAgataaattatagtaataatagttagaataagttataaaatttctttgtcCACTCACACTGGGGAGTAATGCTATGAgcattttgaatattaatttaggtactaataataacacattataatatgattagatgttgttttatttttaattcaaaattagataatcatatgatgatacattattattgacACTTAAATTGAAacacattataaatatatatatatttttgtaatagtGACTAGTGAAAGTGTGTGTtgatcaaactgaaaaaaaaaaaaaaaagtgattcaACCTACTACTTGTGAGTTTGCACCCATGGTTATATTATTGACTATTTAGATAACAATAAATCTATGTACACAAATTATTacatatcataatatgattaaatgattttgaattaaaaataaaataacacctactcatatgataatatgtcattattcaTACATAGGTTTGTGTACATAGTGTTACtatttagataaatattacCAGGGTTACAATAAAAATGCTAGAAGTTAAATGTGCTTTTTTCGGTCTCTCAATCTTTGTGGTGGTCTTTTATATGTAAAAGATATAAAGGTTATGTTACACGTAGAAGTGGTATCTTGGAATTCCTTATTTAAATATGactttagaaatttttttatattctagtTATAATGATAATaggataattaaaatgataacatgATCCCAATTTGATAGAGGATTATCGTTTTCCTCAGTAGACATAAGatggaaaaggaaaaacatcATGTTAATTTTAGGGAGATATTCTATCATATGAAATTCAATAATTGTCACTAATAAAGAAGCTTTTTACTTATATTCCTAAATGATaggtgaataaataaaatatctaatcattGTTGTTATAGTTTGTTGCTAAAATATGATTGATCGAAAGAGTAGGGCTTCATAGTTCAACATGCAACACTTCAACATAATCTACAATACTATCCATTGCAATTTTACACATGCAACAAcattctcataaaaaaaaaagaagggacAAAATCAAAGGGAACATGGGAATCTAAACTCTAAACGTTGATTTCGTTATGAAACCGAAAAAATGGGTTAACAAAAGGGAAAAATCTTACCTGTGAAGCcatttcaatttgatttcattAAGATTTTCGGAAGATTAAGATGCCAAAATCGTCGATACTTTTTTCGTTTTCAGAGAACCTTGTGCGTCAAATCCAATTGTTTGTGTCTGTCCTCTCTTGTTTATATATCTAGGGGCATAATCGGTAATGCTGATACTATTAGGATAAAAAggtataattaaaataaagaagacTAAATAAGTATCGACGGCAGTTtggtataaatataaataaaagagggaaatataaaattatcctaTTAGTTTATAATAATACGATTCCTAGGGCAAATAATAGACAATAATTTATTGCATAAGATTGTGACCGTACTGACAATTGATCATCCCCAAATCACCGACCCAGCCTCCCTCTCTTTCATTATTATAAAGCTACAGATCCATGCGTTAATTTATGGCTGAATATTGATGGTAGATGCATATCAATTACGACTAATTAACGCCATCGGGCCTCTCatattaatgaataattaatataatttatgttgcCGGAGGTACGTAGAGTGGAAGTTAAAAGAAAGaacataaaatattctaattatgAATGGATAATCAACCTCACATTCAATAATTATACTAGATTAAAAATTCTAGACgacatatttaatttaataaaattatatatatttattttattaaataaataaatatatatatttaggtatattattatataattaagtgattctgaattaataataatgtaacatttaattatgtaataatacatataaatgtatacatatttatctatataaaataagtatggATAATAGTGCTCTATTTAATTATCACTATCTAAATTGAGTattataattcgaatttaatagaaattcatcaaataacaataaaattatatatatatattttttaaatatacaattaaatatataactgatatattattatattaaaaatcaaataatccataatcatataataacacataaattgtgtattcaattatatattaaaaaaaatctacttatAATATTACCAGTGGAATATTTATGTTAAAGATTTACATATTCCATCTCTAGTTGTTTTCAATGAAATATCGTATTGGCAGTCGATATTGTACATAAGATACGTGAGGGTGAGggtgatggtgatggtgaaATAACACTAGTCCATTGTTTATTGCTGAGTGAGACTTGAGATTGGGAGACAATTTAGATCTCTTTCTTctattagtttatatatttctttgttttttttattatttatttagaatttatCATCGTCCATTTTCCACTCTATATTATTGCAGAGAGAGGTGAGAGGTTGACTGATTCATTTACTAAGCTAACTTCTTTGAGAGTCAAGATGATGCGTGAAAGCTGCTTGGCGACGAAGGGTTGTTAGTTTAACAGACGTCAAATTAAGTTAAGAAGAGCTAGACGGCATAAGGAAGGGGgttaaaacattttatcaaaactGTGCATTTTGGCACACCAATTCATTAACATCTATTTAACATACTCTCAAGGGATAGCTTGAGTGGCAATAAAGAGAATTTCATATTTAAGAGAGTATAAGAGGATATgagtttcaaatatttttttttttatcttatttgataaagtttttataaGATCGGTCACTAACttgatttaaagttttatttgtttgatgtgATTGATGCGATCTTAAAAGGGTGATTTGGTTTGGATGAAATTcctcattacaaaaaaaaaagacaaaagacaAAAGACAAAATCTATTTAGCAAGTTTTTCCGgtcaacaaaatcaaaattgaggGTTCTCTTCTTCAACACTGTTCAAGCTAATGTGAAGCACTTTAATGGTTTTGCCACTCccattttgtgtttttttaagCTTTGTTAGACGGTTGAGATTGTTTTGTGAcatagatttaataatatttgaaagaaagaatgtTACCCTTTGTACACATTAAAATCTGAACTTTACATGCCTATATATTTACGTATCAATTCTGGTAAACCTAGCTAactaagaaaaaggaaaaaagaaaatacataatTAGAATCTCTAAATGTTAggtgaaattttgttttattataattttggatTGACGGAATATTTTTGTTATCCTTTTGATATTGTATATTTTCTTCCTCAACCTTGACAAAATCTTCTCCTTTTTATATCCCGTCAAATTAATGATAGTTTTCCACAAGTATCAATTTTCTTACAAGACTTTTATGgtgaaaagaaaacaacaatttcatcatGAAAAGAGATATGGACAAGATTAGAAATTTTATCATGAACTAATTCACGAATATAGTGGCAATCAACCTGAATGTGCTTAGCTCACTCATGATGTTCAAGATTACTAGCAATGCTAGTGGCACTACTGATGTCTCCAAATAAAGTGATTCGGTTGAGAACAAGGAACACAAGTTCCATGAGAAGTTGTTAGCATGAGTTTGTGGTAGTCATTACATAATAAAAAGTTCATAAGATAAACTGAAACTAAATTCCCTACTTGCTTGGATTTCAGTGGATGAATTTGTGGCCACTTTAATTAACACTTTTTAACCATGCTGGAATCTCACAAACgtaaaacaaaattacataatgacCCAACAGACTCTCTCTCACTGATAAGtagaataagaatatattagattattatgagataatgacataaatttatgaaaacatGTCTTTTATGAAAGTTCTATATGAAATCGCATGCATTGGCGTGCATCTCTCTATGCATGGTCATTtatcactttaaaattttatatatgacaTATTATCCCTTTATTTGATGTGATATCAGATGAATGGATATGCAATTTTCATGCATGACCGTTTATTagcttaaaaatttattttttatacttaaaacaATTTTCTAACTTATGtcacaacaaaaaataatcttaaaaaccataaaaatacATCAATGTCCTTGAGAGGTATTTTTGCGTCCTTAGCCGCATATTACAAGAAGAGTGAAGGAAAATTTTCTCTCACAATTTCTTTACTCGGTTCATTCAATTACTCACCCAAAATTCATAGACTAGCACTTGTGAGACATTTCTAACAACTCCCCATAGTTATTGGTCTCTTAGCGCCTTCTTATGGATAAGTGAGAGTAAATGAGTTTAGGGTAAAATTTTTCTTGGTGGAACCTCTAAACGCATGTAATGGTTCtaaactatataattatatgtattatatcattcATTAATCCTAGGGACATTTTTGGATCAggtttttatatgtttttcctATGTTTTCTATTGCAAATTTAATTTAGGACATCAATGTCTACCTTTCATCTAATGCATCTCCTACTATAATAGTTGTTACCACTATTTATTTGTTGGTGACACTGATCCTTgtaattatctaatattataCAATAGTGCATTAAGAGCcttgaaatattaaaacttaaccAGACCAAACATCTCTTTTGTAGTGATTAGGTTAAGTTAATTTATAAGGATTCCACTCACGTATAATAGCGAACAGTCAAGAGTTGTTGTTCACTTTAGCTTCCATTTTCAGTCTTGAAGCCTATTTAGATGTCGATTAGGCAGGTGATATTGGAGACATGAGATGAGGTCAAAATGGTTTTGGCATTTTTCTTGGCAATAACTTAATCAAATGAAGCTCTAGTTAACAAAGAGTTGTGGCTTTCTCCACAGAGTTGGAACATGAAGTAATTAGCCAAACTGTCACAAATCTTGCTTAGCTTGAAGATTTGTTTCAAGAACttcattttactatttttggCAATGCAATAATATGGTGAGAAAATCAATTGATTGCTAAAGCTCTGACCTTAAATGAAGTATTTCATGGAAGGGTTAAGCACATCTCAATTAATATGCAAAATTTGAAGGAATAGATAGCCTTTAAAACTTTGTCAATTCAATTAGTTCCTATTGAACTACAAATAACCAATGTTTTGACCAAGTATTTGTCTATAACAAAGTTTGCTCAACTAAGAGCTAAGCTCAAGGTTCTAGATGCCTCAAAACGTGATCTCACATGTGTTTAAGAGATTAGTAAGTATGTTGATGATTCAAAATTGTCAGTGCAACAACAGATTCTAGTGAGAAGTCCAGCAAGCCGCTAAGTTACATTACTTCTAGAAGTCACCGAGCTCTATAATTTCAGTAAGAACAGTTACTAGCAGTAGTTTATTTTGCAAACCATACTTGCCCAGTTTGGTTTGAAGGAGGAAACTTGTAATACTCTCAAGTACGTTTcgagggcatttatgtcttttgaccttgtCTTAAgacattttcagttttaaatatatatgttcaaatgtatgtatgtatgtatatgttcacatgtatgtatatatataaaaaaacaaaaaattacaaaaagacAAAGGATAAGTAAATATGATAAGccaaaaatgtatatacatacattaagggataaaagacaaaacaaactgtttttttttttttttttgtcttcttctcaCGTCCCTTCTAGAAACTCAGCCTTCTTCATGATTCTactttgtttttgaagaaaaagggaTGATTCGAAGAtgttttggaagacaaagtaaggaaagaaaaggaaatgtgACACTTTGGAAgacttggtaaccaaaagatcttcttctttttcttttacctatatatatatatatatatataagagtatgttgtatgaatatgttagtgtgttttggcattgatttaaggtggttctTGGTGAGAAAATACGTAAGGCAAAAAGGAGGGAGCAAGCTTGACAAGTGTTGGATTAAAGCAAGGCAAGTGGAAATCATTATTGGTCTCCCCTCATTTTGTTAACTAAACtttatgtttcatgttttatgcctTTGGTTCCTTTGCTCTATGTTATAACTGATGATTTTGTGTTATATGGATGCATTGGTCATGGTTGGAAGCAAAAGAGAAaggtttatatttattaatgataagaCCATGACAAAGGACATAGGAATACATTTATAGAAATGACTAGGCATATGTACTTGATTGAGTTGAGTTAAATAACATGGTTGAggagttttgaagttgaaagaCATTGTTTTACCATGTGGGGTATCTATATTGGTGATTTTGGTTTATGACAGAGAGTTGggaaatatttatagttttatcacTAATTTCATCCCatattttgattgtcttatctgaTAAATTATGAGTGTTGCTATAGCTCGTTGAAAAGATCTTTAAATCCTCTTTTcattgatatatagtttgtatgatttagagaccatttggactattaaattacttgaacaaaaagactgttctatcaaataaatagtaattatagtttttagaaagagagagagaaagaaaactcattttgactaccttatctgatgaattagaGTGCTGctatagctcgttggaaagctctatgaattctctttttaatgatatatagtttgtatgatttgAAGATTGTTTGAACTGTTAAATTTCTTAAGCAAAAAGACTGCCCTATCAAAGGaatagtaattataatttttggaaagaaagaaagaaaggaaaggaaaggaaagaaaggagaaaaaaagaaaagaaagaaaggaaatttaGGGCTTAGGAGTCAAGGGTCGTCTTGAGAGTATGATCTGGTGGGTTAGGATACTCAATAGTATCCCATGTgcctaaagagaaagaaatggcTCAGACAAAAGTTtcagttttagatggaagcaagattagtaaaaGATAATGCATACATACTacaaactatgagggggcacttaaTGCTACACTGCTCACAGTAGGGTATGTCTACAGTAGGACAAGTCggtagtaggatatagacccaTAATAGTGTCTACTCTTAATAAAACATGCTAATAATAGAGCATAATTCAGATTCTATGATAGTGtaataagagaaagaaagagagttcgagcttaaaaaagtgtcaaatccttatagtcaGCTTTCAAAAAGTATCAGATAGACATCGGATGAAACAAAGTGTGACTCTAATAGAAAAAGATGAGCCAAATTATTCCTTCAAggggagatagtttacttatttctttccttttactAGGCGTTCTTATCCTTTACTTCATttcctttcatgattgcaggtacaagtgattAAAATAGCTGGgaggtagggtcaggtcagcgagaATAGATCTAAGCTAGAGCAGGGTATCtatagtttatattacatgcgtATGGTTGTATGATATTGTTGACTTTTGGCCTTATATagatatagtttttaaatagttGTACAGTTGTATCTAAGGGTATATACCTAATTACTCCATGATTTCAGatgcttttagatgagtttttgtatgtgatatatacatcttttgttcgcttctgaattttcaattttcacagaACATTTTTTGAACGCTTTTAGTGAcgagtttattttaaagtttttttttaaatagatgcTCTAGATattcattaataacattttttcttcgGAGGGCAGTACTTCTAAAGAGAGATGTTATAAAACTAAAACTCAATCTTACTAGTTTACCAGTAGTAGAAGTCACATTATCATAATGGTGAATTTTGGTCCTTGAAAGGAtgttgataataaataatagaagTGGAAGCTACCTGTTAAAGAAGAGTGGTTTAGTTTAACTGACATCAAGTTTTTGTTTGGTTATCTCTGTTTCCCTTGGCTTAAACAATATACACTCAAATCCAAATCTCAACCATGtgtttttcttggatattccaCCTTTCATCATTGTTACAAATGTTTTGATCCAACAACATCTAATATTTATCTTTCTCATTATGTTGTAACCACTTTTCCCTTTTAATCTATGTCCATATAAGCTCTTAGAGTTACTGAAGTCACCTACTTTACTTAGacattttacttaaatgatCTTATATCCCCCTTGCCAAGATCTGATGTCTCACCCTCTACTACTCCCTTTTTACCACCACTTACTGTCTATTTCATCCACATCATGTCCCTCAGCCTTTACTCCAGTAGGTCCCTCGTCTATGGTCTTAGATATGTAACCTCCTAGTAATGTTCCTTAATATAGGTAAGTCATCCACCTCTTTAATCTACCATTGTAACTAGACCACAAGATAGCATCAACAAACCTAAACAAATTTTTGAACAGGCCAAAGGACATATTCCCCCCCTTCCCTAAAGTATgctattttctcaagtttttcttttttaattttaaaaatcccaAATACTTATCCATGACTGGTTAAAATAAATAGCAGTAGGGACAAAaccgttattttatctataatattaaaaataaactaaaatataatctcattttcctcctctaaaccttaaaaactaaaagttttcccccaatcgaagttttaaaaaatgatagtttcccgTTAAGGTTAAGTTTCCATATCTTCAATGCCAAATCTGATGCCATTGCTAGTGGTCTCTCCCTTCCaaagcttcttcttcctctcgaGGTCTTTCTCCACCTAATTGGATGTTCGATCGGGGTAGAATAAGATTTAGAAGATGAAGCTATCATTTTCATCTGGAAAGGCGATCGTCTTTCCAAAAGAAGACGTTTGAGAAGATGATCATCTTTCTAGACGAAGAcgacatcttcatcttcatctgggaagacaaagagcttcatcTTCCTGACGAAACTCTTTATCTCTTATCGTCTTCCAAGTCTTATTCTACATTGATTGAATATCCAAATGAGTAGAGAGAGACTACTGGATGGAGACGAAGCTTTAGAAGGGAGAAGCCACCAGTAATGGCCCCAAAGATGGCTTCAAAGATccgaaaactaaaccttaggggaaaactgtcatttttaaaacttaggttaggggaaaacttttagtttttaaagtttaaggggaaaaaagagataaaattttaaggggttagagttccataaattttaactacttataggtaggtatttgagattttcaaagttaaaggggagaaacttgaaaaaacagtatactttggatgggaaatagtcttttggccttttgaatATCTTGTTGTTTCTGCACCTCTTGAACCATCTACACTCACTTAAGCCTAAAAGTACACTCATTAGCAGAATGCCATGAGAGATGAATTTGATACACATGTAAATAATCACTCATGAGATTTAGTTCATACATCTAACACACATAATATAGTTGCAAATGGATATACATGGTCAAATGCAAACCTGATGGGACAATCAATCGGTGCAAGGCTTGTTTGGTTGCAAAAGGTTTCACTCAATGACTTGGTATTGATTTTCACTTTACTTTCAGCCTAGTCATCAAACCCACAATAGTTCGTGTGATCCTGCCTATTGCCACTCAATTTGCATGGTCATTGCACCAATTGAATGTCAACAATGTTTTTCTCTAAGACAACCTTGAAGAACAAGTTTACATGCACCAACCACTAGGCTTGATGCATCCTTAATTTCCTAATCATGTGTGTAGACTAAGAAAGGCTATTTATGGTCTTCATCAAACGCCATGAGGTTGGTATACTAAGTTGAAACAATTTCTTCTTTCCTATGGCTTTGTTAACTTTCAATCAGATACATCTTTCTTCATCCTTTCTTCAAGACAGAcattgtctttctttttttctacgTTGGTGATATCATTATCATCGACAACACAGGTCTTCTCAATCAAGTCATCCACTCTTTCGCTTAATGGTTCTTCCTTAAAGACCTAAGTGaccttcatttttttcttggGGTGGAAGTCCTACGTACCAAGGCTGGTTTTGTTCTATCTCAACATAAATATGTTGTTGATCTTCTCCACAATCACAACATGAATGATGCCGAAGGAGTTCATAGTACTCTCTTTACCACGGAGAAATTATACTTATAGGATTGATCACCTTCGACAAATCCTTTACAATACAGGCAAGTCATTGGTGCTTTTCAGTATGTCTCTCTCACTAAGTCTAATATCTCTTATGTAGTGAATCGTGTATGTCAGTTCATGTATCATCCTACTGTTTCTCATTGGTTTGTTATCAAACATGTTCTTTGCTATCTCAAGCAAACCCTTGATCGTGGCCTTCTTCTTCAGTGTTTTTCTTCTATGACTCTCCAAGCCTTTTCTGACACTAATTGGGCTGGTAATGCATATAACAATACCTCTACTTCAGCTTATGTTACCTTTCTTAGTGCCAACATCGTCAGCTGGTCATCAAAGAAGCAATACACAATGGCTTATTCATCACTGAGGCTGAATATCAGGCTATGGTAGCCACAGTTACTGAACTGAATTGGCTACAAAATTTGCTTTAAGAACTTCACTTTCCACAGTCCATTACACCGACGGTTTACTATGACAATGTTAGCACTATTTATTTACGTCAGAATCCTGTATTCGATAGTCGTATGAAGCATATCAAGGTTGACTTCCACTTTGTCCGCTCTCAAGTACAAAACAAGCAAGTTCATATAGATTCAACTGATCAGTTAGCTGACTCACTCACAAAGCCTCTTACCCGTTAGTAACATCAACTCAATGTCTCAAGATTGGCATTGTTGACACCATGCCTATCTTGTAGAGGCATAATGGAGCAAATAGTCTGCCTCAATCATAGCTCAATCACAACTCATCAGTCAActgatttcatttatttattagtttgattttgtaCCAAATATAGAACATAAATTTACTCTCCATCATCACCATTTTTGGCAATAAactatgtataatatatttctgttgtatcataaataatatgagagcTTTTCTTCAAATCCAATACCTTTATATGATGTAGTTTGAAAACCAATGTTGCTGGAAGTAACCAACTAATACAAATTAACTAACTTTAATTACTCCTCgaagtattattgttttttaccCTTCGTCCTTCACAAGACAATTTTCGAAATTAAACTCAACAATGAAATCATATTCTTTTGTGAATTATGATATGCTAAGTTCATTCTTTGTAATCTTTTGTATTCATAGAATATTCTTAAGATGAAGGTACTTACTAGAAAAATATGATGGAATGGTAAGGTACTTACTAGAATATTCTTAATATGAGAAATGTTGAAACATTCTCCGCTACTCACTTGTAACTGTTCATCTCCATTATATTTTAACTTCATATCTAGTTTATTTGTCTTCGAAACTACATGATTAATAGCTATAAATTTCATGTACCAACTGAGATCAACTACAATGGCTATATTGGCTACTCATTATGAGGTGTAAAGGTAGTATcactatgaaaaaaaaaaattaatattggcaAAAGGAAAATAGTGTATACAGTagttataagtattatttttatgattttagtgaTCGAATATTAATATTCccattaaaactaa
It contains:
- the LOC123201086 gene encoding transcription factor MYB1-like, with the protein product MGRTPCCSKEGLNRGAWTANEDQILSDYIKAHGGGKWGRIPKETGLKRCGKSCRLRWLNYLRPDIKRGNISQEEEDLIIRLHKLLGNRWSLIAGRLPGRTDNEIKNYWNTTLGKKVRGEKQNQPADERKNIKLKSSHEAPPMNSLQSSSPIRAKALSCSETLVTHQLHQGKKIETNKVKAEANIDNSERQMKSNDGGLSQENNLLQNSPLEFNFEELMSSDMSDSDFWRLYNNCTEESGNGSGGGGGANKKLHLDESLSFAEELLKDWIRDDGFS